Proteins encoded within one genomic window of Saccharopolyspora pogona:
- a CDS encoding site-specific integrase, with protein MVKWVETVAKLGVPGLHFHDLRHTGNQFAARTGASTKELMALTGHDDMRAALIYERATSEADKEIADRMSGMVTE; from the coding sequence ATGGTCAAGTGGGTTGAGACCGTCGCCAAGTTGGGGGTGCCTGGTCTGCACTTCCACGACCTGCGGCACACGGGTAACCAATTCGCCGCACGGACCGGAGCGTCCACAAAGGAACTAATGGCGCTGACGGGACACGACGACATGCGTGCTGCGCTGATCTACGAGCGTGCGACCAGCGAGGCGGACAAGGAGATCGCGGACCGCATGAGCGGCATGGTCACCGAGTAG